In Pseudomonas sp. P5_109, the genomic window ACCCCGGTCTGGACTGCCGGCCGGATGAAGCTCAACGACATCATCCGCGAAAATAAAGCAGTGGCCGATCGTGACATCGCCGCCATCGACGACGCGGTCATCGCGGCCAAGATCAGCATGGGCATTTCCCTGCTGGTGGCGGTGCTGGCCGCCGGCCTCTGCGGCCTGTTGCTGATGCGCGCCATCATGGCGCCAATGAACCGCATCGTGAAGATTCTGGAAATCATGCGCACCGGTGACCTCAGCAATCGCCTGAACCTGGAGCGCAAGGACGAATTCGGCGCCGTGGAAACCGGCTTCAACGACATGATGACCGAGCTGACCTCGCTGGTGTCCCAGGCCCAGCGTTCGTCGGTGCAGGTGACCACGTCGGTGACCGAGATCGCCGCGACGTCCAAGCAGCAGCAAGCCACCGCCACCGAAACCGCCGCCACCACCACGGAGATCGGCGCGACCTCCCGTGAGATCGCCGCCACTTCCCGGGATCTGGTGCGCACCATGACCGAAGTCTCCACCGCCGCCGACCAGGCTTCCGTGGCCGCCGGCTCCGGGCAACAGGGCCTGGCGCGCATGGAAGAAACCATGCACTCGGTGATGGGCGCGGCCGATCTGGTCAATGCCAAGCTGGCGATCCTCAACGAGAAGGCCGGCAACATCAATCAGGTGGTGGTGACCATCGTCAAGGTCGCCGACCAGACCAACCTGTTGTCGCTCAACGCCGCCATCGAGGCCGAAAAGGCCGGCGAGTACGGACGCGGTTTTGCCGTGGTCGCCACCGAAGTTCGGCGCCTGGCGGACCAGACGGCCGTGGCCACCTACGACATCGAGCAAATGGTGCGCGAGATCCAGTCGGCGGTGTCAGCCGGGGTCATGGGCATGGACAAGTTCTCCGAAGAAGTGCGTCGCGGCATGTCCGAGGTGCAGCAGGTCGGCGAGCAGTTGTCGCAGATCATCCATCAGGTCCAGGCGCTGGCGCCGCGGGTGCTGATGGTCAACGAAGGCATGCAGGCCCAGGCCACCGGTGCCGAGCAGATCAACCACGCGCTGGTGCAGTTGGGCGATGCCAGCAGCCAGACGGTCGAGTCCCTGCGTCAGGCCAGTTTCGCCATCGATGAGCTGAGCCAGGTGGCCGTCGGGCTGCGCAGCGGCGTTTCGCGATTCAAAGTCTGATGAGTGAAATCACGGCCAAACGCTCTGCCGTGAAGCAGGCGCTGCATGCATTGTTCCTGGTGTTTCGCATCGGCAACGAGCGCTATGCCTTGAAGGCTATCGAAGTGGCGGAAGTGCTGCCGCGCCTGCCCTTGAAGCCCATTGCCCATGCCCCCGCCTGGGTCGCCGGGGTGTTCGCCTATCGCGGCACCGTGGTGCCGGTGATCGATTTGAGCGCACTGACCTTTGGGACGCCGGCACAGGCCCGTACCAGCACGCGACTGGTGCTGGTCAACTATCGCCCGGATGAAACTGCCGAGACACAGCTGCTCGGGCTGATTCTGGAACAGGCGACCGATACCTTGCGCTGCGACCCGGCGGATTTTCAGCCCTACGGCCTGGACAATCGGCAGGCGCCTTACCTCGGGCCGGTGCGCAAGGATGAGCAGGGCTTGCTGCAATGGGTACGGGTCAGCGATCTGCTGGACGACCAGGTTCGCGCCTTGTTATTCCCCTCGCCGCCACTGGATCCGGTGCTGCTGGAGGAACGCTCATGAACAGCGATC contains:
- a CDS encoding chemotaxis protein CheW; translated protein: MSEITAKRSAVKQALHALFLVFRIGNERYALKAIEVAEVLPRLPLKPIAHAPAWVAGVFAYRGTVVPVIDLSALTFGTPAQARTSTRLVLVNYRPDETAETQLLGLILEQATDTLRCDPADFQPYGLDNRQAPYLGPVRKDEQGLLQWVRVSDLLDDQVRALLFPSPPLDPVLLEERS
- a CDS encoding methyl-accepting chemotaxis protein, coding for MKNWTLRQRILASFAVIIAIMLLMVVLSYSRLLKIEESEDSVRDDALPGLYYSSMIRSAWSDAFLQTQEMLGLKEGQGISSEDAAEFKAFEARLLEEMSNYRNTVTTDEDKVEYAVFVQKHEEFNKVLAAVLELHSRNQEAEAIKLFTEQLTPVWTAGRMKLNDIIRENKAVADRDIAAIDDAVIAAKISMGISLLVAVLAAGLCGLLLMRAIMAPMNRIVKILEIMRTGDLSNRLNLERKDEFGAVETGFNDMMTELTSLVSQAQRSSVQVTTSVTEIAATSKQQQATATETAATTTEIGATSREIAATSRDLVRTMTEVSTAADQASVAAGSGQQGLARMEETMHSVMGAADLVNAKLAILNEKAGNINQVVVTIVKVADQTNLLSLNAAIEAEKAGEYGRGFAVVATEVRRLADQTAVATYDIEQMVREIQSAVSAGVMGMDKFSEEVRRGMSEVQQVGEQLSQIIHQVQALAPRVLMVNEGMQAQATGAEQINHALVQLGDASSQTVESLRQASFAIDELSQVAVGLRSGVSRFKV